A single Kryptolebias marmoratus isolate JLee-2015 linkage group LG16, ASM164957v2, whole genome shotgun sequence DNA region contains:
- the LOC108241980 gene encoding titin-like isoform X9 produces MKAPIAAPEPELKTEPETEQAPDQHSVSSTETQPAPEEPKEESEMKKEEPEVVEEEKKEDTNEKEEEKPAEQDEATTAEEKATEQAKKEKPVKEKRTEKKAEEAKGAKRQRNMQCKVTLLDDALFECELDKHAKGQELFSKVCNHINLLEKDYFGLAHWETPTNKTWLDPTKEIRKQVPGAVYEFTFSVKFYPPDPAQLTEDLTRYFMCLQLRKDIMQGVLPCSFVTLSLLGSYTVQSELGEYDPEVHGPDYVKDLSLAPGQSKELEEKVMELHRTYRSMSPAQADILFLENAKKLAMYGVDLHQAKDLDSVDIMLGVCSSGLMVYKDKLRINRFPWPKVLKISYKRSSFFIKIRPSEQEQYESTIGFKLPNYKASKKLWKVCVEHHTFFRVQSVEPPSSRRFLVLGSKFRYSGRTQAQTRQASSMIDRPAPRFTRSASKRLSRNLDGAGDDTLQFLEQLSAPIRCETDDWLLMMTPDKSQPSPGLPAKGESEQTFTQSWEEGESSRSVTVTWQGTETQSVSGPGQSVKPSLVRSPSLARLLQPAVTQQDDWFQYLDRFFSFPERAEKPPFSTEGQSQLDVQTQVKSVTKREMSTKKVVEWLQESVTLADSLQEAEVLEGKLREVRDLEERLQDIDEKAERVQKIIEYELGQEEVDRLRAEEALELELEQQRIQGGTKVVVKRSVRRMETEEGEVDALEDQIKQVFFKGLLPEEEEGFEMIEMNQLDDSSRDKLRQMEKEWQEEVREKFASPDAAGATSVVAYQKTVRTADKRVIIVGERGQAGAQVEDEDSWFRLFDSPFAAFKPSVDSEESSSTHVGKPELIVEDRPKREEELIKRVDDWFVLLDVPPGKTYYIPPVTLKERTQVDAGRFVSVVGVEQEENVLVEERKVTRRSLEQQSVAERVDDWFELSDVPPRETTDVSAVAEVSVAEGVSLVEEKAFDQREKRVVFVEEFGKELMARETKDDRLALLPVKESSLVSQVSMTGDVQAYREESRTIVSESVESSRKDVVTEIVMQAEDKKLPEQRILERIHGRDDGDWFLLFDVVSKEESYVPPVSAPLLRKVYPDVPAEAERAGQKLRQTAFDQIRPRLFQPLPEKDDDWFVVFDAGREKAVISPAGRKLTSVRSPFLVYGGCASVTQRLSHFICTPAEIIQDVKRRIEREVTTTETRAHKETIIDVGGRQDAACFSEIRLSQIETLVSREGEDDWFELLDFAREKPAATPPAAVVQRAVRVAAQAEPKPKVVTEDVRPRVTFVNPPLSRKVDDDWFELLDGAAEVSAAAEERIRFGPEVRAAERLAVTEQRVQKRITIVEETWQKKEAVQTPPALTAEEDDWFVLLDRAPEKSVAAPERMRLPAEVRLPTAGARTRTDISERKPKFERRILEERLPRVSDDWFVLLDGDLKESVVSSQRGARPVSAPVFSHAALAEAGIPMSPLDQPQTSTPIKTSCQEDRKLEVTVEAAEPSKIEGVSEVKSVVWREQREVQSSLISTINGDIQHESEFEKTGLEGVLMRQKRAKKYEGDTIYIRHSLLMLEDFDKPQEELLRHHASISELKRNFMESVPESRPSEWDKRLSTHSPFRTLGINGQPLPSADGVTDEGTDEDKDSATFSSSQTISSETTSGGATVTTTTTQISKVVKSGSTETRVEKRIVISTDADEDEEKHGGASAL; encoded by the exons ATGAAGGCACCGATTGCAGCTCCGGAGCCTGAGCTAAAAACTGAGCCGGAGACTGAACAGGCTCCGGATCAGCACTCAGTCAGCAGCACGGAGACGCAG CCAGCTCCAGAGGAGCCGAAGGAAGAATCTGAGATGAAGAAAGAGGAGCCCGAAGTagtggaggaagagaaaaaggagGACACCAAcgaaaaagaggaggagaagccaGCGGAACAGGACGAGGCGACCACAGCAGAGGAAAAAGCCACGGAGCAGGCTAAGAAGGAGAAGCCCGTGAAAGAAAAGAGGACTGAGAAGAAGGCGGAGGAGGCTAAGGGCGCCAAACGTCAGAGAAACATGCAGTGCAAAGTCACCCTACTGGACGACGCTCTGTTTGAGTGCGAACTTGAT AAACATGCTAAAGGCCAGGAGCTTTTTTCGAAAGTGTGCAATCATATCAACCTGCTGGAGAAAGACTACTTTGGCCTCGCTCACTGGGAAACCCCAACCAACAAG ACATGGTTGGATCCCACTAAAGAGATCCGGAAACAGGTTCCCGGCGCTGTTTACGAGTTTACATTCAGCGTGAAGTTCTACCCTCCTGATCCAGCCCAGCTCACTGAAGACCTCACCAG GTACTTCATGTGCCTCCAGCTCAGGAAGGACATTATGCAAGGTGTCCTTCCCTGTTCCTTTGTCACCTTGTCCCTGCTGGGTTCCTACACGGTCCAGTCAGAGCTGGGGGAATATGACCCAGAGGTTCATGGACCGGACTACGTTAAAGACCTGAGCCTGGCCCCGGGACAGAGCAAAGAGCTGGAAGAAAAAGTGATGGAGCTGCACCGCACTTACAG GTCAATGAGTCCGGCTCAAGCAGACATATTGTTTCTGGAAAATGCGAAGAAACTTGCGATGTACGGCGTAGACCTGCATCAGGCCAAG GATCTTGACAGTGTCGACATCATGCTGGGGGTTTGCTCGAGCGGTCTGATGGTTTACAAGGACAAGCTGAGGATCAACCGTTTCCCTTGGCCCAAAGTGCTCAAAATCTCTTACAAACGGAGCAGCTTTTTCATCAAAATCAGGCCGTCAGAG caGGAGCAATATGAGAGCACCATCGGCTTCAAACTGCCCAACTACAAAGCCTCGAAGAAGCTGTGGAAAGTTTGTGTCGAGCATCATACTTTCTTCAG GGTTCAGTCAGTGGAGCCTCCGTCGTCCCGTCGCTTCCTAGTATTGGGCTCAAAGTTCCGATACAGCGGTCGGACTCAAGCCCAGACCCGACAGGCGAGCTCCATGATCGACCGCCCAGCGCCTCGCTTCACGCGCTCTGCCAGCAAGAGGCTGTCCCGTAACCTGGATGGAG CTGGAGACGACACTCTCCAGTTTCTGGAACAGCTCTCAGCACCCATCAGGTGTGAGACTGATGATTGGTTATTAATGATGACGCCTGATAAATCTCAGCCCTCCCCTGGACTCCCAG CCAAAGGGGAGTCGGAGCAGACTTTCACTCAGTCCTGGGAAGAAGGAGAGTCCTCTCGCTCAGTCACAGTAACCTGGCAGGGCACTGAGACCCAGTCAGTCAGTGGGCCGGGTCAGTCAG TCAAACCCAGCTTGGTAAGATCCCCCTCTTTGGCTCGGCTGTTGCAACCCGCAGTGACGCAGCAAGATGATTGGTTCCAGTACTTGGACCGGTTCTTCAGCTTCCCTGAGCGCGCTGAAAAGCCTCCAT TCTCCACCGAAGGCCAATCCCAGCTCGATGTGCAGACGCAGGTTAAATCTGTGACCAAACGGGAAATGTCCACTAAGAAAGTTGTTGAGTGGCTGCAGGAATCAGTGACCTTGGCAGACTCTCTGCAAGAGGCTGAGGTGTTGGAAGGGAAGCTGAGGGAAGTGAGGGACTTGGAGGAAAGGCTGCAGGACATAGATGAGAAGGCAGAGCGAGTTCAGAAGATAATAGAGTATGAACTGGGTCAGGAAGAGGTCGACAGGTTGAGAGCTGAAGAGGCtttggagctggagctggagcagcagcGAATCCAAGGTGGAACAAAGGTAGTAGTGAAGAGATCCGTGAGGAGGATGGAGACTGAAGAGGGTGAGGTGGACGCACTGGAAGACCAGATAAAGCAGGTGTTTTTCAAAGGTCTGCTGcctgaagaggaagaaggaTTTGAGATGATTGAAATGAATCAGTTAGATGACAGCTCGAGAGACAAACTACGGCAGATGGAGAAGGAGTGGCAGGAGGAAGTGCGGGAGAAATTTGCCTCTCCAGACGCTGCAGGTGCCACTTCTGTAGTAGCATATCAGAAGACGGTGCGCACGGCTGATAAGCGGGTGATTATTGTAGGGGAGCGAGGTCAGGCTGGAGCTCAGGTGGAAGATGAGGACAGTTGGTTCAGGCTCTTCGATTCTCCTTTTGCAGCGTTCAAACCGTCAG TTGATTCTGAAGAGAGCAGCTCAACACATGTGGGGAAACCCGAGCTTATAGTGGAGGATCGGCCAAAACGAGAAGAAGAACTCATAAAAAGGGTGGAtgactggtttgttttgttggacGTTCCTCCTGGAAAAACGTATTACATACCACCAG TTACGTTGAAGGAAAGAACCCAGGTGGATGCTGGACGTTTTGTCTCTGTGGTTGGAGTTGAGCAGGAGGAAAACGTTCTAGTTGAAGAGAGGAAAGTAACACGAAGAAGTCTGGAACAGCAGTCAGTGGCAGAGAGAGTTGATGACTGGTTTGAGTTGTCGGACGTTCCTCCTCGAGAAACAACAGACGTTTCAGCAG ttgCTGAAGTGAGTGTAGCAGAAGGGGTCTCTCTGGTTGAAGAAAAAGCTTTTGACCAGAGGGAAAAACGAGTAGTTTTTGTAGAGGAGTTTGGAAAAGAACTAATGGCACGTGAGACAAAAGATGACCGATTGGCGTTGCTTCCTGTTAAAGAATCCTCCCTTGTGTCCCAAG tTTCTATGACTGGGGATGTTCAAGCTTATCGCGAGGAAAGTAGAACAATTGTGTCTGAGTCAGTAGAGTCGAGCAGGAAAGATGTAGTTACGGAGATTGTGATGCAGGCGGAGGACAAGAAGCTCCCAGAGCAGAGAATATTAGAACGAATACACGGCAGAGACGATGGCGAttggtttctgctgtttgacGTAGTTTCCAAAGAGGAGTCTTACGTGCCTCCAG tttctgcacCGCTGCTAAGAAAAGTCTATCCAGATGTTCCAGCTGAGGCAGAAAGAGCAGGCCAGAAGTTGCGTCAGACTGCTTTTGACCAGATTAGGCCTCGGCTTTTCCAGCCACTGCCAGAGAAAGATGACGactggtttgttgtgtttgatgctGGCCGTGAAAAGGCCGTTATCTCCCCAGCAGGTAGAAAACTGACTTCTGTTCGCAGCCCATTTCTTGTTTACGGCGGATGTGCCAGTGTCACTCAGCGTCTTTCGCACTTCATTTGTACCCCAGCTGAGATTATTCAGGATGTGAAGAGGAGGATTGAGCGCGAGGTGACAACCACGGAGACTAGAGCGCACAAGGAGACGATAATTGATGTTGGCGGCAGGCAAGACGCggcttgtttttctgaaattagACTGAGCCAGATTGAGACGCTGGTAAGCAGGGAAGGAGAAGACGATTGGTTTGAGCTGCTGGACTTCGCACGAGAAAAACCCGCAGCCACGCCACCAG ctgctgtggttcagCGCGCTGTTCGCGTAGCAGCACAGGCTGAACCAAAACCAAAGGTTGTCACGGAAGACGTGAGACCACGAGTGACGTTTGTTAACCCACCGCTGTCCAGAAAAGTGGATGATGATTGGTTTGAGCTGCTGGATGGTGCAGCTGAAGTATCAG CGGCTGCGGAGGAACGTATTCGCTTTGGTCCCGAAgtgagagcagctgaaaggctgGCGGTCACAGAGCAGAGAGTACAGAAGAGAATTACTATAGTGGAAGAAACGTGGCAGAAGAAGGAAGCGGTGCAGACACCTCCGGCGCTGACAGCAGAGGAAGATGATTGGTTTGTTCTTCTGGATCGGGCCCCTGAGAAGTCAG TCGCTGCCCCTGAACGCATGCGGCTCCCAGCAGAGGTCAGACTTCCAACTGCTGGGGCCAGAACAAGGACGGACATTTCTGAAAGGAAACCAAAGTTTGAGAGGCGGATCCTGGAGGAAAGGCTCCCACGTGTCAGTGATGATTGGTTTGTTCTGCTTGATGGTGACCTCAAAGAGtcag TTGTGAGCTCGCAGAGGGGCGCGCGTCCGGTAAGCGCTCCGGTCTTCTCCCACGCTGCTCTGGCAGAGGCAGGAATCCCCATGTCCCCCCTGGACCAGCCTCAGACCTCCACTCCTATTAAAACCAGCTGccaggaggacaggaagctggAGGTCACCGTGGAAGCTGCGGAGCCGTCAAAAATTGAGGGCGTATCCGAGGTCAAG TCAGTAGTGTGGAGGGAGCAGAGAGAAGTACAATCTTCACTCATCTCCACCATCAATGGTGACATTCAG CACGAGTCTGAGTTTGAGAAGACGGGCTTGGAGGGCGTGCTAATGCGACAG AAAAGAGCTAAGAAATATGAGGGTGACACAATTTATATCAGACATAGTCTGTTAATGCTGGAG GACTTCGATAAgcctcaggaggagctgctcAGGCACCACGCCAGCATCAGCGAGCTGAAGAGGAACTTCATGGAGTCCGTCCCCGAGTCGAGGCCGAGCGAGTGGGACAAGCGTCTGTCCACTCACTCTCCGTTCCGCACGCTGGGCATCAACGGTCAACCTCTACCCAGTGCAGACGGG gtGACAGATGAAGGAACAGACGAGGACAAAGACAGCGCAACGTTTTCCAGTTCTCAGACCATTTCCTCAGAGACGACCAGCGGCGGCGCCACcgtcaccaccaccaccactcaGATCTCCAAG GTAGTGAAAAGTGGATCCACAGAGACCCGTGTGGAGAAGAGGATCGTCATATCCACCGATGCCGACGAAGATGAG GAGAAGCACGGCGGAGCGTCGGCGCTGTAA
- the LOC108241980 gene encoding titin-like isoform X7: MKAPIAAPEPELKTEPETEQAPDQHSVSSTETQPAPEEPKEESEMKKEEPEVVEEEKKEDTNEKEEEKPAEQDEATTAEEKATEQAKKEKPVKEKRTEKKAEEAKGAKRQRNMQCKVTLLDDALFECELDKHAKGQELFSKVCNHINLLEKDYFGLAHWETPTNKTWLDPTKEIRKQVPGAVYEFTFSVKFYPPDPAQLTEDLTRYFMCLQLRKDIMQGVLPCSFVTLSLLGSYTVQSELGEYDPEVHGPDYVKDLSLAPGQSKELEEKVMELHRTYRSMSPAQADILFLENAKKLAMYGVDLHQAKDLDSVDIMLGVCSSGLMVYKDKLRINRFPWPKVLKISYKRSSFFIKIRPSEQEQYESTIGFKLPNYKASKKLWKVCVEHHTFFRVQSVEPPSSRRFLVLGSKFRYSGRTQAQTRQASSMIDRPAPRFTRSASKRLSRNLDGAGDDTLQFLEQLSAPIRCETDDWLLMMTPDKSQPSPGLPAKGESEQTFTQSWEEGESSRSVTVTWQGTETQSVSGPGQSVKPSLVRSPSLARLLQPAVTQQDDWFQYLDRFFSFPERAEKPPFSTEGQSQLDVQTQVKSVTKREMSTKKVVEWLQESVTLADSLQEAEVLEGKLREVRDLEERLQDIDEKAERVQKIIEYELGQEEVDRLRAEEALELELEQQRIQGGTKVVVKRSVRRMETEEGEVDALEDQIKQVFFKGLLPEEEEGFEMIEMNQLDDSSRDKLRQMEKEWQEEVREKFASPDAAGATSVVAYQKTVRTADKRVIIVGERGQAGAQVEDEDSWFRLFDSPFAAFKPSVDSEESSSTHVGKPELIVEDRPKREEELIKRVDDWFVLLDVPPGKTYYIPPVTLKERTQVDAGRFVSVVGVEQEENVLVEERKVTRRSLEQQSVAERVDDWFELSDVPPRETTDVSAVAEVSVAEGVSLVEEKAFDQREKRVVFVEEFGKELMARETKDDRLALLPVKESSLVSQVSMTGDVQAYREESRTIVSESVESSRKDVVTEIVMQAEDKKLPEQRILERIHGRDDGDWFLLFDVVSKEESYVPPVSAPLLRKVYPDVPAEAERAGQKLRQTAFDQIRPRLFQPLPEKDDDWFVVFDAGREKAVISPAGRKLTSVRSPFLVYGGCASVTQRLSHFICTPAEIIQDVKRRIEREVTTTETRAHKETIIDVGGRQDAACFSEIRLSQIETLVSREGEDDWFELLDFAREKPAATPPAAVVQRAVRVAAQAEPKPKVVTEDVRPRVTFVNPPLSRKVDDDWFELLDGAAEVSAAAEERIRFGPEVRAAERLAVTEQRVQKRITIVEETWQKKEAVQTPPALTAEEDDWFVLLDRAPEKSVAAPERMRLPAEVRLPTAGARTRTDISERKPKFERRILEERLPRVSDDWFVLLDGDLKESVVSSQRGARPVSAPVFSHAALAEAGIPMSPLDQPQTSTPIKTSCQEDRKLEVTVEAAEPSKIEGVSEVKSVVWREQREVQSSLISTINGDIQHESEFEKTGLEGVLMRQKRAKKYEGDTIYIRHSLLMLEDFDKPQEELLRHHASISELKRNFMESVPESRPSEWDKRLSTHSPFRTLGINGQPLPSADGPPLVQTQTVTITAVSNSLSSDISTTEVPIVPTKTVTYESSKVTDEGTDEDKDSATFSSSQTISSETTSGGATVTTTTTQISKVVKSGSTETRVEKRIVISTDADEDEEKHGGASAL; the protein is encoded by the exons ATGAAGGCACCGATTGCAGCTCCGGAGCCTGAGCTAAAAACTGAGCCGGAGACTGAACAGGCTCCGGATCAGCACTCAGTCAGCAGCACGGAGACGCAG CCAGCTCCAGAGGAGCCGAAGGAAGAATCTGAGATGAAGAAAGAGGAGCCCGAAGTagtggaggaagagaaaaaggagGACACCAAcgaaaaagaggaggagaagccaGCGGAACAGGACGAGGCGACCACAGCAGAGGAAAAAGCCACGGAGCAGGCTAAGAAGGAGAAGCCCGTGAAAGAAAAGAGGACTGAGAAGAAGGCGGAGGAGGCTAAGGGCGCCAAACGTCAGAGAAACATGCAGTGCAAAGTCACCCTACTGGACGACGCTCTGTTTGAGTGCGAACTTGAT AAACATGCTAAAGGCCAGGAGCTTTTTTCGAAAGTGTGCAATCATATCAACCTGCTGGAGAAAGACTACTTTGGCCTCGCTCACTGGGAAACCCCAACCAACAAG ACATGGTTGGATCCCACTAAAGAGATCCGGAAACAGGTTCCCGGCGCTGTTTACGAGTTTACATTCAGCGTGAAGTTCTACCCTCCTGATCCAGCCCAGCTCACTGAAGACCTCACCAG GTACTTCATGTGCCTCCAGCTCAGGAAGGACATTATGCAAGGTGTCCTTCCCTGTTCCTTTGTCACCTTGTCCCTGCTGGGTTCCTACACGGTCCAGTCAGAGCTGGGGGAATATGACCCAGAGGTTCATGGACCGGACTACGTTAAAGACCTGAGCCTGGCCCCGGGACAGAGCAAAGAGCTGGAAGAAAAAGTGATGGAGCTGCACCGCACTTACAG GTCAATGAGTCCGGCTCAAGCAGACATATTGTTTCTGGAAAATGCGAAGAAACTTGCGATGTACGGCGTAGACCTGCATCAGGCCAAG GATCTTGACAGTGTCGACATCATGCTGGGGGTTTGCTCGAGCGGTCTGATGGTTTACAAGGACAAGCTGAGGATCAACCGTTTCCCTTGGCCCAAAGTGCTCAAAATCTCTTACAAACGGAGCAGCTTTTTCATCAAAATCAGGCCGTCAGAG caGGAGCAATATGAGAGCACCATCGGCTTCAAACTGCCCAACTACAAAGCCTCGAAGAAGCTGTGGAAAGTTTGTGTCGAGCATCATACTTTCTTCAG GGTTCAGTCAGTGGAGCCTCCGTCGTCCCGTCGCTTCCTAGTATTGGGCTCAAAGTTCCGATACAGCGGTCGGACTCAAGCCCAGACCCGACAGGCGAGCTCCATGATCGACCGCCCAGCGCCTCGCTTCACGCGCTCTGCCAGCAAGAGGCTGTCCCGTAACCTGGATGGAG CTGGAGACGACACTCTCCAGTTTCTGGAACAGCTCTCAGCACCCATCAGGTGTGAGACTGATGATTGGTTATTAATGATGACGCCTGATAAATCTCAGCCCTCCCCTGGACTCCCAG CCAAAGGGGAGTCGGAGCAGACTTTCACTCAGTCCTGGGAAGAAGGAGAGTCCTCTCGCTCAGTCACAGTAACCTGGCAGGGCACTGAGACCCAGTCAGTCAGTGGGCCGGGTCAGTCAG TCAAACCCAGCTTGGTAAGATCCCCCTCTTTGGCTCGGCTGTTGCAACCCGCAGTGACGCAGCAAGATGATTGGTTCCAGTACTTGGACCGGTTCTTCAGCTTCCCTGAGCGCGCTGAAAAGCCTCCAT TCTCCACCGAAGGCCAATCCCAGCTCGATGTGCAGACGCAGGTTAAATCTGTGACCAAACGGGAAATGTCCACTAAGAAAGTTGTTGAGTGGCTGCAGGAATCAGTGACCTTGGCAGACTCTCTGCAAGAGGCTGAGGTGTTGGAAGGGAAGCTGAGGGAAGTGAGGGACTTGGAGGAAAGGCTGCAGGACATAGATGAGAAGGCAGAGCGAGTTCAGAAGATAATAGAGTATGAACTGGGTCAGGAAGAGGTCGACAGGTTGAGAGCTGAAGAGGCtttggagctggagctggagcagcagcGAATCCAAGGTGGAACAAAGGTAGTAGTGAAGAGATCCGTGAGGAGGATGGAGACTGAAGAGGGTGAGGTGGACGCACTGGAAGACCAGATAAAGCAGGTGTTTTTCAAAGGTCTGCTGcctgaagaggaagaaggaTTTGAGATGATTGAAATGAATCAGTTAGATGACAGCTCGAGAGACAAACTACGGCAGATGGAGAAGGAGTGGCAGGAGGAAGTGCGGGAGAAATTTGCCTCTCCAGACGCTGCAGGTGCCACTTCTGTAGTAGCATATCAGAAGACGGTGCGCACGGCTGATAAGCGGGTGATTATTGTAGGGGAGCGAGGTCAGGCTGGAGCTCAGGTGGAAGATGAGGACAGTTGGTTCAGGCTCTTCGATTCTCCTTTTGCAGCGTTCAAACCGTCAG TTGATTCTGAAGAGAGCAGCTCAACACATGTGGGGAAACCCGAGCTTATAGTGGAGGATCGGCCAAAACGAGAAGAAGAACTCATAAAAAGGGTGGAtgactggtttgttttgttggacGTTCCTCCTGGAAAAACGTATTACATACCACCAG TTACGTTGAAGGAAAGAACCCAGGTGGATGCTGGACGTTTTGTCTCTGTGGTTGGAGTTGAGCAGGAGGAAAACGTTCTAGTTGAAGAGAGGAAAGTAACACGAAGAAGTCTGGAACAGCAGTCAGTGGCAGAGAGAGTTGATGACTGGTTTGAGTTGTCGGACGTTCCTCCTCGAGAAACAACAGACGTTTCAGCAG ttgCTGAAGTGAGTGTAGCAGAAGGGGTCTCTCTGGTTGAAGAAAAAGCTTTTGACCAGAGGGAAAAACGAGTAGTTTTTGTAGAGGAGTTTGGAAAAGAACTAATGGCACGTGAGACAAAAGATGACCGATTGGCGTTGCTTCCTGTTAAAGAATCCTCCCTTGTGTCCCAAG tTTCTATGACTGGGGATGTTCAAGCTTATCGCGAGGAAAGTAGAACAATTGTGTCTGAGTCAGTAGAGTCGAGCAGGAAAGATGTAGTTACGGAGATTGTGATGCAGGCGGAGGACAAGAAGCTCCCAGAGCAGAGAATATTAGAACGAATACACGGCAGAGACGATGGCGAttggtttctgctgtttgacGTAGTTTCCAAAGAGGAGTCTTACGTGCCTCCAG tttctgcacCGCTGCTAAGAAAAGTCTATCCAGATGTTCCAGCTGAGGCAGAAAGAGCAGGCCAGAAGTTGCGTCAGACTGCTTTTGACCAGATTAGGCCTCGGCTTTTCCAGCCACTGCCAGAGAAAGATGACGactggtttgttgtgtttgatgctGGCCGTGAAAAGGCCGTTATCTCCCCAGCAGGTAGAAAACTGACTTCTGTTCGCAGCCCATTTCTTGTTTACGGCGGATGTGCCAGTGTCACTCAGCGTCTTTCGCACTTCATTTGTACCCCAGCTGAGATTATTCAGGATGTGAAGAGGAGGATTGAGCGCGAGGTGACAACCACGGAGACTAGAGCGCACAAGGAGACGATAATTGATGTTGGCGGCAGGCAAGACGCggcttgtttttctgaaattagACTGAGCCAGATTGAGACGCTGGTAAGCAGGGAAGGAGAAGACGATTGGTTTGAGCTGCTGGACTTCGCACGAGAAAAACCCGCAGCCACGCCACCAG ctgctgtggttcagCGCGCTGTTCGCGTAGCAGCACAGGCTGAACCAAAACCAAAGGTTGTCACGGAAGACGTGAGACCACGAGTGACGTTTGTTAACCCACCGCTGTCCAGAAAAGTGGATGATGATTGGTTTGAGCTGCTGGATGGTGCAGCTGAAGTATCAG CGGCTGCGGAGGAACGTATTCGCTTTGGTCCCGAAgtgagagcagctgaaaggctgGCGGTCACAGAGCAGAGAGTACAGAAGAGAATTACTATAGTGGAAGAAACGTGGCAGAAGAAGGAAGCGGTGCAGACACCTCCGGCGCTGACAGCAGAGGAAGATGATTGGTTTGTTCTTCTGGATCGGGCCCCTGAGAAGTCAG TCGCTGCCCCTGAACGCATGCGGCTCCCAGCAGAGGTCAGACTTCCAACTGCTGGGGCCAGAACAAGGACGGACATTTCTGAAAGGAAACCAAAGTTTGAGAGGCGGATCCTGGAGGAAAGGCTCCCACGTGTCAGTGATGATTGGTTTGTTCTGCTTGATGGTGACCTCAAAGAGtcag TTGTGAGCTCGCAGAGGGGCGCGCGTCCGGTAAGCGCTCCGGTCTTCTCCCACGCTGCTCTGGCAGAGGCAGGAATCCCCATGTCCCCCCTGGACCAGCCTCAGACCTCCACTCCTATTAAAACCAGCTGccaggaggacaggaagctggAGGTCACCGTGGAAGCTGCGGAGCCGTCAAAAATTGAGGGCGTATCCGAGGTCAAG TCAGTAGTGTGGAGGGAGCAGAGAGAAGTACAATCTTCACTCATCTCCACCATCAATGGTGACATTCAG CACGAGTCTGAGTTTGAGAAGACGGGCTTGGAGGGCGTGCTAATGCGACAG AAAAGAGCTAAGAAATATGAGGGTGACACAATTTATATCAGACATAGTCTGTTAATGCTGGAG GACTTCGATAAgcctcaggaggagctgctcAGGCACCACGCCAGCATCAGCGAGCTGAAGAGGAACTTCATGGAGTCCGTCCCCGAGTCGAGGCCGAGCGAGTGGGACAAGCGTCTGTCCACTCACTCTCCGTTCCGCACGCTGGGCATCAACGGTCAACCTCTACCCAGTGCAGACGGG CCCCCTTTGGTGCAGACCCAGACTGTTACCATCACGGCTGTTTCCAACTCCCTGTCCAGTGACATCTCCACCACAGAGGTCCCCATCGTCCCGACCAAGACCGTCACCTATGAGTCTTCAAAG gtGACAGATGAAGGAACAGACGAGGACAAAGACAGCGCAACGTTTTCCAGTTCTCAGACCATTTCCTCAGAGACGACCAGCGGCGGCGCCACcgtcaccaccaccaccactcaGATCTCCAAG GTAGTGAAAAGTGGATCCACAGAGACCCGTGTGGAGAAGAGGATCGTCATATCCACCGATGCCGACGAAGATGAG GAGAAGCACGGCGGAGCGTCGGCGCTGTAA